In a single window of the Drosophila kikkawai strain 14028-0561.14 unplaced genomic scaffold, DkikHiC1v2 scaffold_221, whole genome shotgun sequence genome:
- the LOC138929483 gene encoding uncharacterized protein: MHSVCKLAQRNCDPHQEHELAAKHILRYLSKTIDLKLRYQKTGQRLHAYVDADWANSILDRKSYTGYGFFYGGSVISWESRKQTVVALSSTGAEYVALSSAAKEAMYLSRLLKEVGCHPASDPVHIYGDNLSAQQIATNPVHHKRTKHIDIRYHHVRE; the protein is encoded by the coding sequence ATTGCGATCCACACCAAGAGCACGAGCTAGCAGCCAAACACATTTTGCGCTATCTCTCGAAGACGATCGACCTGAAGCTGCGTTATCAGAAGACTGGGCAGCGCCTGCATGCGTATGTCGATGCAGACTGGGCGAACAGCATCCTAGACCGGAAGTCGTACACTGGATACGGTTTCTTCTACGGAGGATCGGTGATTTCCTGGGAATCACGCAAGCAAACTGTCGTCGCTTTAAGCAGCACCGGAGCCGAGTACGTAGCGTTGTCGTCAGCCGCCAAAGAAGCTATGTACCTGAGCCGTCTCCTGAAGGAAGTTGGGTGCCATCCGGCATCTGATCCTGTTCACATATACGGTGACAATCTAAGTGCACAGCAAATTGCTACCAATCCCGTGCACCACAAGCGAACCAAACACATCGACATTAGATATCACCACGTCAGAGAA